One genomic segment of Drosophila willistoni isolate 14030-0811.24 chromosome 2R unlocalized genomic scaffold, UCI_dwil_1.1 Seg200, whole genome shotgun sequence includes these proteins:
- the LOC6641741 gene encoding intraflagellar transport protein 46 homolog: protein MAMNYYDEEITINERPNSKHLSSVQMDRSGAGGSSGSGGAAGGGPLVGQRAAAARQRGLHFQGNSTDDDGLLQDIIDHDDEAEESDDDDDDSEMQMANGAVGLQMPAPAPRPQTRPGSTRNVKTSAPNEDQLSSGSDEALMGGSKFPHHKLPLPTHQRRSAGQMQGQEHQTFNLTPDKWEQLPLPGDLKELFPYILKYTPQSIDTPYHLQPFIPEFVPAVGDVDAFLKVQAPALIQPQSQQSQRDLDEHLQRLGLWLLDEPSGAQSEPSLLNMKLRSVLSGNRGPNPRHASSASLVPTARFAKDIDKWINEVEQVHMTQSLYDAQPRKDIDALMEDWPRSFGDSDTKDALEQAYRLCLQQQISLSDYIRLLCEQFGIEGPLDNQTDYIHNVQTLFALYLAASQAWE from the exons ATGGCCATGAACTATTACGACGAGGAGATCACCATCAATGAGAGGCCCAATAGCAAACACCTGAGTAGTGTGCAAATGGATAGGAGTGGTGCTGGTGGTTCAAGTGGTAGCGGCGGGGCAGCAGGTGGAGGTCCTCTGGTAGGACAAAGGGCAGCAGCGGCCAGACAACGAGGATTG CATTTCCAAGGAAAttcaacagatgacgatggcTTACTACAGGACATTATAGATCACGATGATGAGGCCGAAGAGagtgatgatgacgatgatgatagTGAAATGCAAATGGCTAATGGTGCGGTTGGATTGCAAATGCCAGCACCAGCTCCTCGACCACAAACTCGTCCTGGTAGTACACGCAATGTTAAGACTTCTGCGCCCAATGAGGATCAGCTTAGTTCTGGCAGTGACGAGGCCCTGATGGGTGGCTCTAAGTTTCCGCATCACAAATTGCCCTTGCCTACCCATCAGAGAAGAAGTGCCGGCCAAATGCAGGGTCAAGAGCATCAGACATTTAATTTAACACCGGACAAATGGGAACAGTTGCCATTACCAGGCGACTTAAAGGAACTGTTTCCTTATATTCTCAAATACACGCCGCAATCCATTGATACGCCATACCATTTGCAGCCATTCATACCGGAGTTTGTGCCCGCTGTGGGGGATGTTGATGCTTTCCTTAAGGTTCAAGCTCCGGCCCTGATTCAGCCTCAAAGTCAGCAG AGCCAACGTGACCTTGATGAGCATCTTCAACGCTTAGGCTTGTGGCTACTCGATGAACCATCCGGTGCCCAGAGTGAGCCAAGTTTATTGAATATGAAGTTAAGATCCGTTTTGAGTGGTAATCGTGGGCCAAATCCACGACATGCATCATCTGCCTCACTCGTACCCACAGCCAGATTCGCCAAAGACATTGATAAATGGATCAATGAGGTTGAACAGGTTCATATGACACAATCGCTGTACGACGCTCAACCGCGTAAGGATATCGATGCCCTAATGGAAGACTGGCCACGCTCCTTTGGGGATAGTGACACCAAGGATGCCCTCGAGCAAGCCTATCGGTTGTGCCTGCAACAGCAAATCTCACTGTCCGACTATATACGATTGCTGTGCGAACAATTTGGCATTGAAGGCCCCCTCGACAATCAAACGGATTATATACATAACGTGCAGACACTTTTTGCCCTCTACCTGGCTGCCAGCCAGGCCTGGGAATAG
- the LOC26529368 gene encoding uncharacterized protein LOC26529368 — protein MSTSLAYAVLIALIANLLSVSALRCHQCNSHENEDCASLLVNTPRAQRDNQYLTDCVAKGEQQAFCRKTVIKFEVNHEHRIERSCGWIEEKSQNSCFTADNEGYKQIICTCSDEGCNGATSLLGPRQMGYSLMATILSLIVVNLINH, from the exons ATGTCCACATCACTCGCCTACGCTGTGTTAATCGCCTTGATTGCCAATCTCTTATCAG TTTCGGCCTTGCGTTGCCATCAATGCAATTCACATGAGAATGAGGATTGTGCCAGTTTGCTTGTGAATACGCCCCGGGCCCAGCGGGACAATCAATATTTGACAGATTGTGTTGCCAAGGGTGAGCAACAAGCCTTTTGCCGCAAGACTGTCATCAAATTTGAAGTAAACCACGAACATCGCATCGAACGTAGTTGCGGATGGATAGAAGAGAAGTCGCAGAATTCGTGCTTCACCGCCGACAACGAGGGCTACAAACAGATAATCTGTACATGCAGTGATGAGGGTTGCAATGGAGCAACATCCTTGCTGGGTCCACGTCAAATGGGCTACAGTCTGATGGCAACTATCTTAAGTCTAATTGtagtaaatttaattaaccATTAA